TACAGATGCTATGAGTTTATCTCAAATTGGCGGAAGCGTAAGAGACCTTGCCGGAAGAGCTAAAAACAAAAAATTAGGACCACAAGAAATGGAAGGAAGCACATTTACAGTTTCTAACCTTGGAATGTTTGGTATCACTGAATTTAATTCAATTATCAACCAGCCAAACTCTGCAATCCTTTCTGTAGGTGCAATTGTTGAGAAACCAGTAGTTAAAAACGGTCAAATTGTAGTTGGAAACACAATGATGTTATCATTAGCTTGTGACCACAGAACAATTGATGGTGCAACTGGCGCTCAATTCTTACAAACTTTAAAACAATACATCGAAAGCCCAGTTACAATGTTGGCATAATTTCAAATTGTCAGCCTGAGCGAAGTCGAAGGTTATTATTCATAATTAAATCCCGTTTTGTTTATTCAAAACGGGATTTTTTGTTTAATTTTCATCCTCAAATTCAAAACCACACAAAATGAAGAAATTAATTCTTGTTACTTTATTTCTGACTGCTATTGCCTGCCAGAAAAAAGAGCAAACAGAAAAACCAACCAGCATTGTAGATGAACACAGCTATTCTAAACCAGAACTTGCTGTAGTTAAACACCTTGATCTTGATATTAAAGTTGATTTTGATACACAGACAATTTCAGGAAAAGCATCGTGGACAATTGACAATGTTAGCAAAGGAAATGAAATTATTTTCGACGAAAACACACTAAACATTACAAAAGTAACTTTAGGCGACGACGAAAAAGAAACAAAATTTGAACTTGGAAAAGATGTTGAATTTCATGGAAAACCACTTCACGTTACCATTGAACCAACTACAACTAAAGTAAACATTTACTACAGTACAACAAAAGATGCTATTGCATTACAATGGCTCACACCAGCTCAAACTGCAGATAAAAAGAAACCTTTTGTTTTTTCTCAGGGAGAAAGTATCTGGTCACGTACCTGGATTCCTTGTCAGGATTCACCGGGAATTCGTTTTACTTATAACGCAAAAGTTACCGTTCCTAAAGATTTATTGGCAGTAATGAGCGCAGTAAATCCACAGAAAAAAAATGATACCGGAGTTTATACTTTTAAACAAGACAAAGCAATTCCGTCTTATTTAATGGCAATTGCAGTTGGAGATATTGAATTTCAATCTATCGATAACAGAACCGGAGTTTATGCAGAACCTTCAATGCTAAAAAAATCGGCTTGGGAATTTGCAGAACTTGGAAAAATGGTTGTGGCAGCCGAAAAATTATACGGCCCATACCGTTGGGGACGTTACGATGTATTAGTTCTTCCACCGAGTTTCCCTTATGGCGGAATGGAAAATCCAAACCTAACTTTTTTAACTCCTGGTGTAATTGCAGGAGATCGCTCTTTAACAAGTTTACTGGCACATGAATTAGGACATAGCTGGAGCGGAAACTTAGTTACCAATGCAACCTGGGATGATATTTGGTTAAACGAAGGCTTTACAACTTACGTTGAACACAGAATTGGCGAAGAAATCTTCGGCGAAAAAGAATTCGAAATGCAAAATGTTATCACTCGTAAAGAATTACTTGATAACGTAGCCGAATATGGAGATACAAATCCGGACACCAGACTAAAAGTAAGTCTTACCGGAAGAAATCCTGACGACGGAATCAGTATGATACCTTATGTAAAAGGATATGCCTTTTTAAGAGTTATCGAAAATGCCGTAGGACGCGAGAAATTTGATTCGTTTATCAAAAACTATTTCGATTCGCACGCCTTCAAATCAATTACAACAGAAGACTTTGTTAAATACATCAATGAAAACCTTATTAAAGACGACAAAGTTTTAGCTGATAAAATCAAATTAGAAGACTGGATTTACAAACCGGGAATCCCATCAAATATAACTCGGTAAGTTCCGCAGATTTTGATGCCATTGATAAAATCCAAAAAAGCTGGAGAGAAACTGGCGTACAAGGATAACAAAAATCACAACACTACAGAAAAACAACATTTTATAGATCATCTTCCAGCAAGATATTACAGTAAAAGAAATGGAAGCTCTTGATAAAGTAATTTAAATGCTGTTTTTCATACTTCACAAAATCCAGAAAAATATCCGTAAATAAGGATTGTCCATTATCAATGGAGGCTTCGACTTTGCTTAGCCTGACAAAAATGTGCGCTTTTTGTGTTCTGTTTGTCATTTCGAGAAACGAGAAATCTTCACAAGAAACTCCGCAATTTTAAATCGATAATCTTTGTCGAGCTACTTACGAAGATTTCTCGTTTCTCGAAATGACATGACAAACTAGATGGAAAATCTAATGAAAAAATACACCATCTCTCTTAGCCTGATCGAAACGGTATCCTTTTATGCCGGGGTTCGGCATAAAAGATATAGTGAAGAGCAGGACAAATGTTCTTGAAAAACCGAAATTTTCTTGCTCCTTAAAAAATTATTCCAATTAAAACTTCAATAAAATAAAGGCTTCGCAAAACATTTTTAAAGCGCTTATTGTACGATAGAAAATATTATGGCAAAAATATTTTATAATTCGAAAAAACGCCATACATTTGCCTAACAGTGTTAAACAATTTAATACTCGAATAAAATGGCTAGTAAAGATCGAATTTTAAGACAAAAAGAAGAGACAAGAAATAATATTCTGGCGCTGCTTATGATATCGTAAAGAAGACGGCTGGAATGGTTTGAGTATGCGTAAAATTGCCGACAGAATCGAATATACTGCCCCTATTATTTATGAATATTTCTCTAATAAAGATGCCATTCTACAGGAATTAACCGGAAAGGGTTTCATTAAACTGACAAAAGAATTAGAGAAAGCAAGAGCCAAATTTGAAAAACCGGAAGATCAATTAGAAGCCATGTGGATGGCGTATTGGGATTTTGCTTTTACCGATACCGAAATGTATCAGGTAATGTTTGGTGTTCAAATGAGCTGTTGTTCTCAGCGATGTTCTGCTTCGGAAGCGCCTTACAGATTATTCGTTGCTGTTATTGCAGAAATCATGAAAAACAGTAATCCAACTGAAGAAGTCGTCAAGCAGAAATATTTTACGTTCTTTTCTGTAATTCACGGTTTAATCGCTATTAATATCATTAACAAAAGTGATATATTAGAAACAATTAACAATCAAATTTTGAAAGATGCCATTGGCGGTATCATCAAATCAATACAATAGTTTTTTTTCAAATTTTACTTAACAGTGTAAAACAATTTAATGGGTAATATAAAATCCTTTTTTTATAACCTTAACTTAACACTGTTAGAAAATTTAATCAAGTAATATCGAGTTTTTTACTCTCTTACTTAACAGTGATAAATAATTTAATACCGATTTTGAGATAAAATCTTAAAGGGCTTATTAAATGGAAAATTACGCACTTTGACTTAACAATGTTAGATAATTTAATTTAATTAAATATGAATCCCGAGAATTCCAGAATACCACAAAATTTAACCCGAGAGAATGTTCAACCAATTA
The sequence above is drawn from the Flavobacterium sp. N2038 genome and encodes:
- a CDS encoding TetR/AcrR family transcriptional regulator — its product is MRKIADRIEYTAPIIYEYFSNKDAILQELTGKGFIKLTKELEKARAKFEKPEDQLEAMWMAYWDFAFTDTEMYQVMFGVQMSCCSQRCSASEAPYRLFVAVIAEIMKNSNPTEEVVKQKYFTFFSVIHGLIAINIINKSDILETINNQILKDAIGGIIKSIQ
- a CDS encoding M1 family aminopeptidase/hydrolase encodes the protein MKKLILVTLFLTAIACQKKEQTEKPTSIVDEHSYSKPELAVVKHLDLDIKVDFDTQTISGKASWTIDNVSKGNEIIFDENTLNITKVTLGDDEKETKFELGKDVEFHGKPLHVTIEPTTTKVNIYYSTTKDAIALQWLTPAQTADKKKPFVFSQGESIWSRTWIPCQDSPGIRFTYNAKVTVPKDLLAVMSAVNPQKKNDTGVYTFKQDKAIPSYLMAIAVGDIEFQSIDNRTGVYAEPSMLKKSAWEFAELGKMVVAAEKLYGPYRWGRYDVLVLPPSFPYGGMENPNLTFLTPGVIAGDRSLTSLLAHELGHSWSGNLVTNATWDDIWLNEGFTTYVEHRIGEEIFGEKEFEMQNVITRKELLDNVAEYGDTNPDTRLKVSLTGRNPDDGISMIPYVKGYAFLRVIENAVGREKFDSFIKNYFDSHAFKSITTEDFVKYINENLIKDDKVLADKIKLEDWIYKPGIPSNITR